The Deltaproteobacteria bacterium genomic sequence CATCGACCAAACTTTGGTGTCAGGGTCTTGATACATATAGTAGTTATTAGCCCCACGTACAAAGTGGTCTACGGCGCCAAGCGCTAATTCTACTGCTTGTTGCTTAATAAAGGCATCAACGTTAAACACCACCTCAAGCTGTGCAAGAGTAGTACTTGTATTAATTATAAGTTTGATTAAATCAGTAAGCTCACTGCGTGCCCCTTTTTCACCAGATTGCAGGTCATCCTCAAGGCTATCTTTTTTAGTTTTAAGGTCGTAATGTGGACGGTAGGGTTTAAACATTGATACTTCAGTATATCCATAATTAGTAAAATTTACCCCACTATTGATAAAACCTGCATTAGCATTAGCTTGGCCTACCCATTCTTCACGACTATCGGGATCAGGTCGTTCAACACCAATGACGCAAAAGTTTGCATTGGTATATGAGCTGGGGTCACTGATTTGTGGATCATATTTTACGCAGTCAGCGCTATAGTTGCGATCTGGTGAATTATAATTAGTAAGATCACCACCGCTGCCTTTAAATAAAAAGCCATTTTTATTTTCACCAAAACGTTTTTGTAAATAACGTTTGTCAATGGGCTCGAGCATAGAAAATACGCCCATTTCGTAGGTGATGGGCAGTTGGCGCCCATAAAGTTCAGTATTATTTGCTGTAGGGGTAATAACAACTTGCAGCGAGGCAAAGGCGCCGCGAGAGGTTAAAACATTGCGATTGTTGAGAATAGCGTAAGAGAGAATCTCTCTAATATAAGATTGGTCAGCATTATTATATTTTAACTGCAAACTATCAAGCCCGCGATATTTACGTTTGCTGATTTGATTACCATCATTATCAAATTCAAATAATGGTACATCATCGGCAATACGGTTATAACATAACCAACCATCTACTTTGGCTGGTTGTAATTGGTCATCAACACAGGCGAATATACTTTCATCTTCATTAAAGGTTTCATCAAATTTAATATTGTAGTGAAAGCGACGAGGTATACCAGAAGTAATATCAACACCGTAAGTTTGATAATTCACCGGCCAAACTCGACTATAAGCGCCACGCATACGAAAACCGACTTTTTCAACCTTATCAACAACAGAACCATTGGTGTCTAATAATTCAAAAGTTGCCGGGCGATATAACTCAGAAGCATGTTGTACGTTCCAGCCATCAGGATTATCGCCCCAGGCATTATTAGTATATTTTGACCGTTCAGTAGTGAGGGTGAAGGCCATCCAATCATCAGCAGTTATAGTAAGGCGAATCTGATGTACAGCGTCTATATCAAAGAGCGGGGTTGCTGGGTCATCGTCACAAGTAACCTTAATATCGTTTACTCCACCAGCAGGAGCTGCCCCAACACCACGGCCAACCACACAATAAACACTAGCGGGTTGCTCGGTAACCTTTATCGAATATATAGCGCTAGTAGCTACGGCGCTAAGAAAAGAAAAATCACCATCAGCACTTATCGTAGCGCTAGCATTGTCATTAAGGGTTAGCTTTACTGATTGGCCAACAGGTAGACCAGATACTGTACCTGCTATTGTTTCAAGCTGGGTTGTTGGGCAAGGGGTAGGATTATCAACAACAACAGTCGTCTCTGTTTTGGGATCACAGGATTGTGGTGTTTGTGTATCAGTTTGCGCGGTGCAATCATTTGTTGTTGCTTCTTCACATCCTTTGGTTGCACCAGATGGAAAATCGTCACAAGCAGCAAGAGTAAAAATGAATATACTATAAAAACTAAAACGCGTGATAGTATGCATCTATATTCTCCTGCAAAGGATAAATTTTAAGAAATATGCTAAAACTGCGTACATTGTAACATAAGTTATACTGTAGTAGTCAACTTGATAACCTATCATCGATAATACGATTATTTTTGCATAAATATTCAATTATTAATGTTTTTTATTATTTTTACACATTTACAAACTATTACAGCGCTAGTGTTATCAAAAAGGTGACAGTTTTTAACTTTGGCTTTAGCTTGCATATGCCTAATTACTACCTAAGATACCCATAAAAGATTATAAATTTATCGCTAAGTTAGGAGATTATAGTGCGACCAGATAAGTTTACGCAAAAAGCTCGTGAGGCACTAATTGAAGCGCAAAGCATAGCTGTTAATAACGGCCAGCAAGTCGTTGAATTAGTGCATCTTCTCATAGCATTAGTGAAACAAGAAGGTGGTGTAGTACCGGCGTTGCTTGAAAAAATTGGTGTTGCCACCAAAGCACTGCTTGAACAGCTAAATACTGAAATTAAACGTATCGCTCGCGTAGAAGGGGGTGAGCCGTATTTAGGTAACTCGCTTAATCGTGTGCTTGAGCAAGCGCGTAAAGAAGCAGACAAACTCAAAGATGACTATATATCAGCAGAGCATTTATTACTGGCGGCAACTGAGAGCAAAACCTCCGGCGGCGATGTGCTACGACGATTGGGAGTAAAGCGAGATACGGTATTAAATGCGCTGCAAGAAGTACGTGGTTCGCATCGGGTAACTGATGATCATCCCGAAAACCGCTATCAATCATTGTCACGCTATGGTCGTGATTTAACTGAGCTAGCGCGCAAAGGAAAGCTTGATCCAGTTATTGGCCGCGACGAAGAAATTCGTCGCGTGCTGCAGATTTTATCGCGGCGTAGCAAAAATAATCCCGTACTTATTGGTGAACCAGGGGTTGGTAAAACCGCCATTGTCGAAGGTCTTGCACGACGAATTATTGACGGTGATGTGCCAATGGGCATGAAAAATAAGCGTATTATTGCCCTTGATCTTGGGGCTTTAGTCGCAGGCGCTAAATATCGTGGTGAATTTGAAGACCGCCTTAAAGCAGTGCTCAAAGATGTAACCGAGAGCGAAGATGTGGTCTTGTTTATTGATGAGCTGCATACCCTGGTGGGCGCTGGTGCTGCCGAAGGTGCGATGGATGCATCAAATATGCTTAAACCAGCATTGGCGCGTGGTGAATTACACTGTATTGGCGCTACTACTCTTGATGAATATCGCAAACGCATTGAGAAAGATGCCGCGCTTGAGCGTCGTTTTGCGCCGGTATTAGTGCAACCGCCGTCTGTTGAAGATACGGTGTCAATATTACGTGGGCTTAAAGAACGTTACGAATTGCATCATGGTGTACGTATTCAAGATAGTGCCATTATTGCAGCGGCGCGTTTATCTAATCGTTATATTACCGATAGGTTTTTGCCGGATAAAGCAATTGACCTTATTGATGAAGCCGGTAGTAATTTGCGCTTGCAAATTGATTCAATGCCGACGGCAATTGACGATCTTAATCGTCGTATCATTCAATTAGAAATTGAACGACAAGCATTGCTTAAAGAAACTGATGCCGCCTCAAAAGCGCGACTTGAAAAACTAGAGGCTGAACTTGCAGAACTAAAAGAAGAAGATGGCGCGCTGCGGGCGCAATGGCAACGCGAAGTTGATTCATTAAAACTTGCACGTGAAATAAAAGAACAGCTTGATGCTATGCGCACTGAGCAGGCTGATGCTGAACGACACGGCAATCTTAACCGTGCGGCTGAATTAAAATATGGCCTTATTCCTGAAACTGAAAAACGACTGGTCATGGCTGAAGCGGCGGCAGCGGGTACTAGCGGTAATCGTATGTTAAATGAAGAAGTGACTGCTGAGGATATTGCTAAAATAGTTTCGCGTTGGACGGGTATTCCAGTTTCACGTATGCTTGAAGCTGAGGTAGCTAAGCTTTTACGTATTGAAAATCAATTAGGCGAGCGCGTCGTAGGGCAAAATGAAGCTCTTAAAGTGGTTGGCGATGCTGTGCGTCGCAGTCGTGCGGGCTTAGCCGATCCCCATCGCCCGATTGGCAGTTTTTTATTTATGGGACCAACTGGGGTTGGTAAAACCGAAACTGCACGTGCATTAGCTGAATTTCTCTTTGATGATGAACAGGCCATGATCCGCATTGATATGAGCGAATACATGGAAAAACATTCAGTATCCCGGCTAATTGGTGCGCCTCCTGGATATGTCGGTTACGATGAGGGTGGCCAGTTAACCGAAGCAGTGCGCCGTCGGCCATATGCTGTTGTTTTATTTGATGAGATCGAAAAAGCGCATAGCGATGTGTTTAATGCGTTATTACAAATTTTAGAAGATGGTCGTTTAACCGATGGTCAAGGACGTACGGTTGATTTTCGCAATAGTGTTTTGATTATGACTTCAAATGTTGGTTCAGCAGCGATACAGCAATTTGCCGGCAATGATTCTGAACGCATGCGTACTTTAGCTACTGAAGCTCTGCGGCAACAATTTAAGCCCGAGTTTCTTAATCGTATAGATGAGGTCGTAATTTTTAACGCGCTCAGCGAAGAACACATCAAAAGCATTCTCGAAATTCAACTTAGACACCTGCGCCAGCTATTAGCAGAGCGCAATTTAACGCTTGAGCTAAGTGAAACTGCAAAAGAGTTGCTGGCTCGGGCTGGTTACGACCCGGTGTATGGTGCTCGTCCACTAAAGCGAACTATTCAAAGATTATTACAGAATCCCTTGGCAACAGCTTTACTTAGTGGCCAGTTTGTTATTGGTGATACTATTAATGTTGATGTTGTTGATGGTGAAATTGTATTTAACGTGAAGCGTTAATGCCACTGGTACTGTAAAGCTACAGCTATTTATATCTGCAAAAACTTAAGAAAAATAACCAAGTAGTACTTGCAATAATAACTTATCGTGCATTGCCCCTGGTTGTTCGCTACAGTTACAAAAATGGCAAAAGAACAACAAGGCAGCTTTGCGCGAGTTTGGGGTAGGGCCCAAAGCGGCGAACTTGGCGAAGCAAATATAAATATTTCACAAGTGATGCAGATAATTAACGAACGTTTGGTGCGTATCGTTTATCAGCCAATTGTTGATCTTAAAACACGAAAAATTTATGGTTACGAAGCCTTAGCACGTAGTTTGACACCAAAATTTAAA encodes the following:
- the clpB gene encoding ATP-dependent chaperone ClpB encodes the protein MVRPDKFTQKAREALIEAQSIAVNNGQQVVELVHLLIALVKQEGGVVPALLEKIGVATKALLEQLNTEIKRIARVEGGEPYLGNSLNRVLEQARKEADKLKDDYISAEHLLLAATESKTSGGDVLRRLGVKRDTVLNALQEVRGSHRVTDDHPENRYQSLSRYGRDLTELARKGKLDPVIGRDEEIRRVLQILSRRSKNNPVLIGEPGVGKTAIVEGLARRIIDGDVPMGMKNKRIIALDLGALVAGAKYRGEFEDRLKAVLKDVTESEDVVLFIDELHTLVGAGAAEGAMDASNMLKPALARGELHCIGATTLDEYRKRIEKDAALERRFAPVLVQPPSVEDTVSILRGLKERYELHHGVRIQDSAIIAAARLSNRYITDRFLPDKAIDLIDEAGSNLRLQIDSMPTAIDDLNRRIIQLEIERQALLKETDAASKARLEKLEAELAELKEEDGALRAQWQREVDSLKLAREIKEQLDAMRTEQADAERHGNLNRAAELKYGLIPETEKRLVMAEAAAAGTSGNRMLNEEVTAEDIAKIVSRWTGIPVSRMLEAEVAKLLRIENQLGERVVGQNEALKVVGDAVRRSRAGLADPHRPIGSFLFMGPTGVGKTETARALAEFLFDDEQAMIRIDMSEYMEKHSVSRLIGAPPGYVGYDEGGQLTEAVRRRPYAVVLFDEIEKAHSDVFNALLQILEDGRLTDGQGRTVDFRNSVLIMTSNVGSAAIQQFAGNDSERMRTLATEALRQQFKPEFLNRIDEVVIFNALSEEHIKSILEIQLRHLRQLLAERNLTLELSETAKELLARAGYDPVYGARPLKRTIQRLLQNPLATALLSGQFVIGDTINVDVVDGEIVFNVKR
- a CDS encoding CotH kinase family protein, coding for MHTITRFSFYSIFIFTLAACDDFPSGATKGCEEATTNDCTAQTDTQTPQSCDPKTETTVVVDNPTPCPTTQLETIAGTVSGLPVGQSVKLTLNDNASATISADGDFSFLSAVATSAIYSIKVTEQPASVYCVVGRGVGAAPAGGVNDIKVTCDDDPATPLFDIDAVHQIRLTITADDWMAFTLTTERSKYTNNAWGDNPDGWNVQHASELYRPATFELLDTNGSVVDKVEKVGFRMRGAYSRVWPVNYQTYGVDITSGIPRRFHYNIKFDETFNEDESIFACVDDQLQPAKVDGWLCYNRIADDVPLFEFDNDGNQISKRKYRGLDSLQLKYNNADQSYIREILSYAILNNRNVLTSRGAFASLQVVITPTANNTELYGRQLPITYEMGVFSMLEPIDKRYLQKRFGENKNGFLFKGSGGDLTNYNSPDRNYSADCVKYDPQISDPSSYTNANFCVIGVERPDPDSREEWVGQANANAGFINSGVNFTNYGYTEVSMFKPYRPHYDLKTKKDSLEDDLQSGEKGARSELTDLIKLIINTSTTLAQLEVVFNVDAFIKQQAVELALGAVDHFVRGANNYYMYQDPDTKVWSMLTYDFDFVFRDTYPENWDNEHPTFNNVVASTIFDNSNSNNTWAENHWPGNKTNLWDIVFSSETNKQKLLAEVGVIRRDWLNWQYRIKPLAEEWLDRIEPYIFVTDVYDPEESLIYIRDAAFGDEIRYMIWVNPTNNRSIDQGGTLVPNYVQPVSSNNTIKNYVIERSKVLAKEAP